TGGAATTATGCTCAATGAGTTCAATTCATTGTTAATCGGGTCTTTTTCGATAGCTGCACTAGCCATCGTTACCGATTTTATATTGTCAAGACTTCAGTTTTGGCTTTTACCCAAAGGTATAAACCCCCAACGGTTTACCTAGATTCCAATTTGAAGAAGGAGGAGAGTACATTGAAAAAGATACTGAAAAAAATTGGCTTTATCACGAGCACACTTTGTGCAGTTTTCATAGCCTCAACAGCGCTAGCAGGCTCTGTTACTGTAGGTGGAAAAGGGTTTACCGAACAACTTCTTTTGGCAGAAATTACCAGTCAGTACCTTACGAGTAAGGGGTACGAAGTAAAACTCAAAACCGGTATGGGTACTTCTCTGGTGCGTAGCGCGCTAGAAAACAAACAGGTAGACCTCTATTGGGAATATACCGGTACAGCGTTTCTGACTTTTCATAAAAATAAGTTTGCAAACCAGTCGGCCAATGAGATTTATAATGCAGTGAAAGCCAAAGATGCTGAAGCAGGTATTGTCTGGCTTAATCCTTCAGCAGCAAATGACACCTACGCTCTAGCTGTTCGAAAGGCTGATGCGGAATCAAAAGGACTCAAAACCCTGGAGGACCTGGCAACTAAACTTAATGGAGGAGAAAAACTGACCCTCGGGTGCAATATTGAGTTTTATAAGCGAGATGATGGTTTGAAACCGCTACAGAAGGCTTATGGCTTCAAATTCCCACGCTCTGACGTAAAGCGTATGGAAACAGGTTTAGTGTACAAGGCCTTAAAAGACGGCAACGTAGATGTGGGATTAGTTTTTGCTACAGATGGGCGCATCCCGGCCTTCAATTTCGTTGTACTCAAGGACACAAAGAACTTCTTCCCTGCATATGCCATTACCCCCACTATCCGCAAAGAGACACTGGATGCTAATCCAGATCTCGCGAAACACCTCAATACCTTGTCTGGGTTGCTCGACGATGCGACAATGTCTAGATTAAACGCGGAAGTGGATGTTGACAAGAAATCGGTCACAGAAGTGGCAAAAAATTTCCTGACATCACAAAATCTATTGTAATAAATTTTTGTTACCGGCACGACATCTGAAAGTGAGGCTCTGGTACTTCTGACAATTGATGTCCAGAAGACCAGAGCCGTGACTGCAATGAAACGGCCTGAAATGATTTTTCTTGAAAATGATATCTTTGCTCCTTAAGACCGAGAACCTAAATTGAAGTTAGCTGAAATTATGAGTTTTTTACAAAATTGGTTTTTGAAGGGACAAAGTGAACTATACCAAGCAGACACTTAAATTTATCGGCGATTTAAACTGGGAAAAAATACCCGAAGCAGTACAACACCAGTCTAAACGCTGTCTCATGGATGCACTAGGAGCTCTCATTTCCGGTCATAACACGCCGGTTGGGGAAATGCTGGAATCCTTTGCCATGGAACAATTCCCCGGAACGCAGGCCAGCATCATGGTCTCTGGCAAAAAGGTATCAGTTTCCGGTGCGGTTCTGGCCAATGGTTTTGCAGGCAATGCTCTAGATATTGATGACGGATATCGACCAACAATGGGGCATCCCGGTGCTGGAATCCTGCCGGTTCTTTTGGGGGCAGCTCAACTGACAGCCAGTCCAGAAAAGCAGATCAGCGGCAAGGATTTTCTAACTTCTCTTGTTGTCGGCTATGAAATCGGGGCCCGAGTAGGTCTAATCCGGCACGCAACCTACCAAACCTATCATTCTTCCGGATCATGGGGTGCAATCAGCGGCGCAGCCGCTGCTGGTAAATTGCTGGGGTTAAGCGATGACCACCTTCATCATGCCCTCGGTGCAGCTGAATATCATGCCCCATAGCCCCTATGATGAAATGCATTGATGTACCGAGCATGGGCAAAGACAGTATTGGATGGGGATGCATGGTGGCAATAATGTCTGTTCTTTTGGCCCAAAAAGGATTTACCGGTATCCAACCCATTTTTGACGATACGCCCGTTCCGGATTGGATCACATCCCTAGGAAAGAAATGGGAAATCCTGAATCTATACTTTAAACCTTATTCTGCATGTCGATGGGCTCACCCCGGAGTTGATGGCGCATTGAAAATAATACAGAAAAACGCCCTTTCACCTTGCGATATTGACTCAATCAAAGTGTTCACCTTTAAAGAGTCTGCAGCATTAAGCCAAAAATATCCCGAAAACACCGA
The DNA window shown above is from Desulfomarina profundi and carries:
- a CDS encoding glycine betaine ABC transporter substrate-binding protein, with protein sequence MKKILKKIGFITSTLCAVFIASTALAGSVTVGGKGFTEQLLLAEITSQYLTSKGYEVKLKTGMGTSLVRSALENKQVDLYWEYTGTAFLTFHKNKFANQSANEIYNAVKAKDAEAGIVWLNPSAANDTYALAVRKADAESKGLKTLEDLATKLNGGEKLTLGCNIEFYKRDDGLKPLQKAYGFKFPRSDVKRMETGLVYKALKDGNVDVGLVFATDGRIPAFNFVVLKDTKNFFPAYAITPTIRKETLDANPDLAKHLNTLSGLLDDATMSRLNAEVDVDKKSVTEVAKNFLTSQNLL
- a CDS encoding MmgE/PrpD family protein — encoded protein: MNYTKQTLKFIGDLNWEKIPEAVQHQSKRCLMDALGALISGHNTPVGEMLESFAMEQFPGTQASIMVSGKKVSVSGAVLANGFAGNALDIDDGYRPTMGHPGAGILPVLLGAAQLTASPEKQISGKDFLTSLVVGYEIGARVGLIRHATYQTYHSSGSWGAISGAAAAGKLLGLSDDHLHHALGAAEYHAP